One Paenisporosarcina sp. FSL H8-0542 genomic region harbors:
- a CDS encoding class I SAM-dependent methyltransferase: MKDYGEDLFKGTAWYYSRNRPLYSASLIRFLRSKFSLDGNGHMLDLGCGDGRLSLRFSDWFEKIVGIDTEREMIQEAERLSKEFRVEHTEWFIGDIEKYNSTNNTTFRFVTIAKAFHWMNRPKVLDSLYEMIAIGGGIAIIDNYSPKDVLLPWQEKVQEVVKHWYGNERRAGNITYSHPTVSHQDIISSSKFDLEIHQMPSYEQVWTLDSIIGNHYSTSFGAKRFLGDNVDFFEKHLKEELLAIDKTGVFKEQINTSVKLALKNM; encoded by the coding sequence ATGAAAGATTACGGAGAAGATTTGTTTAAAGGTACAGCTTGGTATTATTCACGAAATAGACCATTATATTCTGCTTCTTTAATTAGATTTTTAAGAAGTAAGTTTTCTTTAGATGGAAATGGCCACATGCTAGATTTGGGATGCGGTGATGGCCGATTATCATTAAGGTTCTCTGATTGGTTCGAAAAAATTGTTGGGATAGATACGGAACGTGAGATGATTCAGGAGGCTGAAAGACTTAGTAAGGAATTTAGGGTTGAACATACAGAGTGGTTTATTGGTGATATTGAAAAATATAACAGTACAAACAATACAACCTTTAGATTTGTAACGATTGCAAAGGCATTTCACTGGATGAATCGACCAAAAGTTCTTGATAGTTTGTACGAAATGATTGCTATTGGTGGTGGAATAGCTATTATAGATAATTACTCTCCTAAGGATGTGCTTCTACCTTGGCAAGAGAAAGTCCAAGAGGTGGTAAAACATTGGTATGGCAATGAAAGGAGAGCAGGGAATATTACATACAGTCATCCTACAGTTAGCCATCAGGATATTATATCAAGTTCAAAGTTTGACTTAGAAATTCATCAAATGCCTTCTTATGAGCAGGTATGGACACTTGACTCTATAATCGGAAATCACTATTCAACTTCTTTTGGTGCTAAACGATTTCTTGGAGATAACGTTGATTTTTTTGAAAAACATTTAAAAGAGGAACTACTAGCTATTGATAAAACTGGTGTGTTCAAAGAACAAATAAATACATCGGTCAAACTTGCTTTAAAAAACATGTAA
- a CDS encoding DinB family protein, whose translation MIGRLLSMMDYTRSTTLNAVDGLSVEELDYRINGKGNSIGCLLYHMACVEEVYQISTFEDRDPTKEELQRLNVGLKLGEKAHKEIKDKEIEFYLEQLSKVRERTLDLFKQIEDIWLDEVSPFGPDHVANNYFRWFHVFEDELNHRGQIRLIRNHMNREQEN comes from the coding sequence ATGATTGGAAGATTATTATCCATGATGGATTATACACGTTCGACCACATTAAATGCAGTAGATGGTTTATCAGTAGAAGAACTGGATTATCGTATAAATGGCAAGGGAAATTCAATTGGTTGTCTTTTGTATCATATGGCATGTGTTGAAGAAGTCTATCAAATTTCGACATTTGAAGACCGTGATCCTACTAAAGAAGAACTTCAAAGGCTTAATGTAGGATTAAAACTTGGTGAAAAGGCACATAAAGAAATCAAGGATAAAGAAATTGAATTCTATCTTGAACAGTTAAGTAAAGTAAGAGAACGCACGCTAGATTTATTTAAGCAAATAGAGGACATCTGGTTGGATGAAGTTTCACCATTTGGTCCTGATCATGTAGCTAACAACTATTTCCGATGGTTTCATGTATTTGAAGATGAGCTAAATCATCGAGGTCAAATCCGTCTAATTCGCAACCATATGAATAGAGAACAGGAGAACTAA
- a CDS encoding VanZ family protein encodes MPFASINELLNHFYYMVPLRNILGNIILFTPLGFILILKFKRLNNMMSVVLVGVLSSTFIEIIQLLLPNRSFDIDDIILNTLGTMIGLLILKVTKIEKIFGFTVVQEQTN; translated from the coding sequence GTGCCGTTTGCAAGTATTAATGAATTATTAAATCACTTTTATTATATGGTTCCCTTAAGAAATATTTTAGGAAATATCATCTTATTTACGCCTTTAGGATTCATTCTAATTTTAAAATTCAAGAGACTAAACAATATGATGAGTGTTGTTTTAGTCGGTGTATTAAGTTCAACGTTTATAGAGATTATTCAACTATTACTTCCCAACAGGTCGTTCGATATTGATGATATTATATTAAATACTTTAGGTACTATGATAGGTCTCCTAATACTTAAAGTGACTAAAATTGAAAAAATATTTGGATTTACAGTGGTTCAAGAACAGACAAATTAA